The genomic DNA GGCCGGCCGCTCGGATGTGCTGCGCTGGAATCTGCCGCATGGCGAAGTCGATCAGCGTGGGTGCGGCGGCTGCCGCCGTGGGCAGGCCGACACCAGCCGAAACGGCGCTCAGCCCAGCCAGCGCGGATGCGGCCGTGGCAAAGCGCAGCACGTCACGCCGGGTAACCGGGCCTGATCGCCGAAGGCTGTCGTTCCCCGGCCAGTCCTGCATTGCGCGATGTTACCAATGTGACTGTTGTTAACGATGTAGCCTCGCCGGTGCGTCCGATGTTGCTGGCACGGACGCACCCGCGATCCGGGTGTCAGCTCACATCTGCGGATACGTCGGGTACTCGATCCCCGACAGGTACTGCACCGTGCGCACGACCTGGGACGAGTAGCCGAATTCGTTGTCATACCAGACATAGAGGATCACGTTGTCTTCGTCGACGATCGTCGCGTTCGCATCGATGATGCTCGCCGCACGTGAGCCGATGAAGTCGCTCGACACGGCGTCGGTCGCCGCGGTGTAGTCGAGGTTGCGGCTCAACGGACCCGACAGGGACGCCTGGCGCAGGTATTCCAGCGCTTCTTCCTTTGTCGTCGTGCGGTGCAGCTGCAGGTTCAGGATGGCCACCGAAACATCGGGGGTGGGAACGCGGATCGAGCTCCCGCTGATCTTGGCCTTCAGGTCCGGCATCGCCTTGGCGACGGCGGAGGCCGCACCGGTTTCGGTGAGGACCAGGTTGAACGGCGCGGACCGGCCGCGGCGGTCGGCGTTGTGATAGTTGTCCAGCAGGTTCTGGTCGTTGGTGAACGAGTGCACTGTCTCCACGTGGCAGCGCGAGATGCCGTATTCGTCGTCCATCGCCTTGAGCGGCGGAACGATCGCGTTGGTGGTGCATGACGCGCACGAGAAGATCTGCTGTTCGAGATCGAGGGTGCGGTGGTTGACCCCGTGCACGATGTTCGGCACGTCGCCCTTGCCCGGCGCAGTCAGCAGGACCTTCGCGATACCGGGGCGCAGGTGCTTGGACAGGCCTTCGCGGTCGCGCCATCTGCCGGTGTTGTCGATCAGGATCGCGTTGTCGATGCCGTACTCGGTGTAATCGACGGTCGCCGGGTCGTCGCT from Mycobacterium sp. DL440 includes the following:
- a CDS encoding glyceraldehyde-3-phosphate dehydrogenase: MIPIIGTLYRAKGVTVLLHSRSLVNRSVIKILRTHRFARQVGGDELSVEETFPFLQALADLDLGPSKIDLGLLIMAYRASDAGLSVPEFTAQVLSDVTGENKSEPQGPRDVVLYGFGRIGRLVARLLIEKAGSGNGLNLRAVVIRSNGDGDLAKRASLLRRDSVHGQFNGTIKIDTETNSLIANGNVIKFIHSDDPATVDYTEYGIDNAILIDNTGRWRDREGLSKHLRPGIAKVLLTAPGKGDVPNIVHGVNHRTLDLEQQIFSCASCTTNAIVPPLKAMDDEYGISRCHVETVHSFTNDQNLLDNYHNADRRGRSAPFNLVLTETGAASAVAKAMPDLKAKISGSSIRVPTPDVSVAILNLQLHRTTTKEEALEYLRQASLSGPLSRNLDYTAATDAVSSDFIGSRAASIIDANATIVDEDNVILYVWYDNEFGYSSQVVRTVQYLSGIEYPTYPQM